A single region of the Mesotoga sp. BH458_6_3_2_1 genome encodes:
- a CDS encoding transglycosylase SLT domain-containing protein translates to MDKGKKIDLVVLVILLASIIAIVMILASLRAKNRLERVAALSVLYNAGLGADYKSLLTSPSYFYDDRVLDAYTYFADIDDSSEIELSNSIKMHNVPESSLFDYNQTISNLSLGKSTKEYPALKTKIYSLIESSNLLSDRPDTFRTRLSEEIYNALIEFREVKVDIIVGGEIRTLDLSRLDPAVVLSIMAVESSLNPFALMEERSIDESFAAFVYSRGLMQIYEITLWTLNSWLRQSQINVKPEELWSVRDNIFLGMVYLAYANELLEEKR, encoded by the coding sequence CCTCCATTATTGCTATCGTAATGATACTAGCTTCCCTACGCGCGAAGAACAGACTTGAAAGAGTCGCGGCTCTTTCCGTTCTTTATAATGCCGGACTTGGAGCTGATTACAAATCTCTTCTTACAAGTCCTTCATACTTTTATGATGATCGAGTACTAGATGCCTATACTTACTTTGCCGACATTGATGACTCGTCAGAAATCGAGTTAAGCAACTCAATAAAGATGCACAATGTTCCTGAGAGTTCACTTTTCGATTACAACCAAACAATATCAAACCTCTCATTGGGAAAATCAACAAAGGAATACCCCGCTCTGAAAACAAAGATATATTCACTGATAGAGTCTAGTAATCTGCTTTCGGATAGACCCGACACATTTAGAACTCGTCTCTCAGAGGAGATTTACAATGCGTTAATTGAATTCAGAGAAGTAAAGGTAGATATCATCGTCGGTGGTGAGATCCGTACTCTCGATTTATCCCGGCTGGATCCTGCAGTTGTGCTATCCATCATGGCGGTTGAATCTTCACTTAATCCCTTCGCTCTGATGGAGGAAAGGAGCATCGATGAGTCTTTCGCGGCCTTCGTCTATTCCAGGGGCCTCATGCAGATCTATGAGATAACTCTCTGGACACTGAACTCTTGGCTCAGACAATCTCAGATTAACGTTAAACCTGAAGAGCTCTGGTCGGTTAGAGATAACATCTTTTTAGGCATGGTATATCTTGCCTATGCCAATGAACTGCTCGAGGAGAAGAGATGA